The following are from one region of the Syngnathus acus chromosome 10, fSynAcu1.2, whole genome shotgun sequence genome:
- the cysltr1 gene encoding cysteinyl leukotriene receptor 1, with protein MEQVNEIRGVESNSTLCPTIDDFRNQVYSTSYSLITVLGLSGNGFALVVLIGTSRPSSPFQVYMLNLAVSDLLCVSTLPMRVVYYVNKGQWNQGDFLCRITSCAFYINLYCSIYFMAAMSVTRFFAIVFPVQNRLMVTVKRARLVCVAIWIFICLASSPFLMLGQKFDPATNKTKCFEPPIGQDVSKVVMLNNLSLVLGFLLPFLIILLCYAGIIHTLLSRTSGARRQHDTGPKAIRMIVIVLLTFLVSFMPYHVQRSIHIHSLYGTSCSERIVMQKSVVVTLCLAAANSCFDPLLYFFSGEGFLNRLSSMRLSRSTSERH; from the coding sequence ATGGAACAAGTTAATGAGATCCGCGGTGTAGAGAGCAACTCTACTCTGTGTCCCACCATCGATGACTTCCGTAATCAGGTTTATTCCACATCCTACTCCCTCATCACGGTGTTAGGTCTGTCCGGAAATGGCTTTGCATTGGTGGTGCTGATCGGAACGTCCCGACCGAGTTCTCCGTTCCAAGTCTACATGCTCAATCTGGCTGTGTCCGACCTGCTGTGCGTGAGCACTCTGCCAATGCGGGTTGTGTATTACGTCAACAAGGGACAGTGGAACCAGGGAGACTTCCTATGCCGCATCACCTCCTGCGCCTTCTACATCAACCTGTACTGCAGCATTTACTTCATGGCGGCCATGTCTGTGACGCGTTTCTTTGCCATTGTATTCCCTGTGCAGAACCGACTCATGGTGACAGTGAAACGTGCACGCCTGGTGTGTGTGGccatttggatttttatctGTCTAGCCTCGTCACCCTTCCTGATGCTTGGCCAGAAATTTGACCCCGCCAccaataaaacaaagtgctTTGAACCTCCGATAGGGCAAGATGTGTCAAAAGTAGTCATGTTGAACAATTTGTCTTTAGTGCTTGGTTTCCTCCTCCCCTTCCTTATAATACTGCTTTGCTATGCTGGTATTATCCACACCCTACTGTCCCGCACGTCGGGGGCTAGACGTCAGCACGACACGGGCCCTAAAGCCATTCGAATGATCGTCATCGTCCTACTAACCTTCTTAGTTAGCTTCATGCCGTATCATGTGCAACGCTCCATCCACATACACTCCTTGTACGGCACTTCCTGTTCAGAAAGGATTGTTATGCAAAAGTCAGTTGTTGTGACGTTGTGTCTCGCTGCAGCCAATTCATGCTTTGACCCTCTGCTTTACTTTTTCTCTGGGGAGGGTTTTCTCAACCGTCTTTCCTCCATGCGCCTGTCACGATCAACTTCTGAACGTCACTAG